The Variovorax sp. S12S4 genome includes the window GCGGAATCCCGGCCTCGGAACTCAAAATCAACCCCACCGAGGCACAGCCTCATCCTTCAACTGCTGCCGCAGCAACCCATAGTCCGGCACCACACTCTCCACCGTCTCCCAGAACCGATGCGAGTGATCCATCACCCGCAAATGCGCCAGCTCATGCGCCACCACATAGTCGATCACCGGCAGGCGAAAGTGAATCAACCGCCAGTTCAGCCGAATCGATCCATCCACACTCGCACTGCCCCACCGGGTGGCGGCATTCGACAACGACAGCTTCTGCCACCGCACTCCAAGCCGCGGCGCAAAGTGATCGAGCCTTTCGATGAACAGCCGCCGCGCCTGCCGCATGAGCCAGGCCTGGGCGGCATCGCGGATCTGCGAGGGCTCGGCGTTTTGCGCCACGGCCAGGCGCAAGATGCGAGGCCCGGTGCCGTCGCCGCCTGTCTCATCGAGCGTGCCACCGACGCTTGCAAAGCCGTGCTTGGGGTCGAGGCGAATCACGACCGGTTCGCCCATGAAAGGAAACTCCGCGCCGTCTCTCCACTCGATGCGCGTGGCCTCGACGCGTGCGTGGCGTTGCCGCGTTTCGAGCAGCTTGCGAATGATCCAGTCGGCCTTTTCCTGGATGGCGGCGTCCACGTCGCGCAGCGTGACCCAGCGCGGCGCACGCACCGATAAACCTTCGGGGCCGACCACGAAGCCGATGGTCTTGCGCTTGCCGCGCTTGAACTCATAGGCGACGCGCGCCGAACCCAGCACCGTTTCGCGCGTGGCCTGCGGATGCACGAAGCTCGCGAGCGTCAGCGTATCGCGCAGCGGAATGGCGGGCAAAGCGGCGGGGCCGGCGTTGTCTTGCTGCTGGGCATCGGCCACAGAAGGCGAGGCAGCCAACGGCGTGGCCACCGGCGGCGCGGCCTTCTTCTTCACTTTTCGCGGCTTGCGCTCGGGCGGCGTGGCCGGCGCAAGCTCGTTGCCCAGCCCTTCGAACAGATCCATCGTGAACTGAAGCAGTCCCCGCATTTCGGGCTTTCTCTTCTTCAGTGCACTTCTGGCGCCGCCTGCAGCGGCGGGCTGTCGCGATAAGCCTCTGGGTCGAGCCGGCGCATTTCCGATTCGATCCAGGCTTCGACCTCGCGCATCAGTTCATCGGGCTTGCGGCCGACACTGGGAATGGCAGGGCCGATCGACACGTCGACCACGCCGGGGCGCTTGATGAAGGCCTTGCGCGGCCACACCTTGGCCGACGTAACGGCAACGGGAATCACCGGCACGCCGGTTTCGCATGCGAGCCGCGTGCCGCCGCTCTTGTAGGTGCCCTTCTGGCCGCGCGGAATGCGGGTGCCCTCGGGAAACATGATGATCCAGATGCCCTGCGCAAGCAGCTTGCGGCCCTGGTTCACGACCTTGTTGAACGCCTGCGCGCGCTGGCTGCGGTCGATATGAATCATGTCGAGCCGAGCCATGGCCCAGCCGAAGAAGGGCACGTAGATCAGCTCTTTCTTGAACACGAATGCCAGCGGATGCGGCATCAGCGTAGGCATGAGGAATGTCTCGAAGGTCGATTGGTGCTTGACCAGCAGGATCGCGCCGGCGAGCTTGTCGGTCGGCAGGTTCTCCATGCCGGTGACGCGGGTCTTGATGCCCAGCAGCACGCGCGCGCCGCCGATGGCCCAGCTGAGCCACTGCACCGCCATCCAGTAGAGCGGTATGCCGCGCTTCCAGAGCGAACTGACGCACATGATGATGCCCCAGGGCACCACGGTGACGAGCATCCACAGTGCATGGACAACGGAACGAAGAAACGCCATCAGACAGCCACCTGCAGTGCGGCCTGCGCTTCGCGCGCAAGCAAAAAGTCGACAAAGGCGGCGAGGTTCTCGTGAACCATGGTGTTCGCCGGGTATTCGGGGGGCAGCGGGTCGACGCCGATGCAGGCGGCCCCCATGCCTGTGAGCAAAAGGTGCGGCTCGCAGCCCGCGGCGGCGCCCGCCTGCAGGTCGCGCAGGCTGTCGCCCGCAGTTGGCACGCCCTGCAGATCGATGCCGTAGCGGTCGCCGATCTGCAGGAACAGGCCCGGCTTGGGCTTGCGGCAGTCGCAGTCCTCGTCGGGGCTGTGCGGGCAATAGAACACCGCATCGACCTTGCCGCCCACGGCCGCGAGCATCTTGTGCATCTTGGCGTGCATGGCGTTGAGCGACGCCATGTCGAACAGGCCGCGGCCCAGGCCCGACTGGTTGGACGCGATCACCACGTGCCAGCCCGCATGGTTGAGCTTGGCCACCGCTTCGAGCGCACCGGGCAGCGGTGTCCACTCGATGTCGCTCTTGACGAAGTCTTCGCGGTGCACGTTGATCGTGCCGTTGCGGTCGAGGATGACGAGTTTCATGGCGTTGGCAAAAAAGCCCGTGCTGCTTCGCTTCAGACTGCCAACCGTTCGAGTTGCGCCACGCGGTTCATCGCAGCGTGCAACGACATCAGCAAGCCCAGCCGGTTGAGGCGCAGGTCGGCCTGCTCGGCATTGACCATCACGCCGTCGAAGAAGGCATCGACCGGCTCGCGCAGCGCAGCCAGGGTCTGCAACGACGCGGTGTAGTCGCCGGCATCGAACTGCGCATTGGCCGCGGGTACGACCTCAGCCATGGCGGCGTGCAGCGCCTTCTCGGCGGGCTCCTGCAGCAGAAGTTCGCTGACGTGCGCGTCGGCCTCGGGCGCCTTCTTGAGGATGTTGCCTATGCGCTTGTTGGCAGCTGCCAGCGCGGCGGCGGCGGGCAAGGCGGCAAAGGCGCGCACTGCCGCCAGCAGCTTGGGCACTTCGCCCAGGCGCTGCGGTCGCGGCGCCAGCACGGCGTCGACCTCTTGCGCACTGGCGCCCTGCTCGCGCAGGCTGCCGGCCAGGCGGTCGAGAATGAAGTCCTGCAGCTCGACCGTGGCCTTGCCGCTGTCGAAGCCGTCGATGTCCTTGAACTGCGCGGCGGCGTCCTGCAGCAGCGCGTCGAGCCCCAGCGGCAGGTCTTTCTCGATCAGCATGCGGATCACGCCGAGCGCATGGCGGCGCAGCGCGAATGGATCGCGGTCGCCGGTGGGCAGGTTGCCGATGCCGAACATGCCGACCAGCGTCTCGAGCTTGTCGGCCAGCGCAACCACCAGGCCGACGGTGTTGCGCGGCAGTTCGTCGCCCGCAAAGCGCGGCTTGTAATGGTCTTCGATGGCATCGGCCACTTCGGCGGACAAGCCGTCGTGCAGGGCGTAGTAGCGGCCCATGGTGCCCTGCAGCTCGGGGAACTCGCCGACCATGTCGGTCACGAGATCGGCCTTGGCAAGCTGCGCCGCTTGCACCGCGTGCGCGGTGAGCGTGGCATCCGCGGGTTTCCCTGGCTGCCCCAGTTGCGCCGCAATGCCGCGCGCAATACGCATCACGCGCTGCACGCGCTCGCCCTGCGTGCCCAGCTTGTTGTGATAGACCACCTTGCCGAGCGATTCGACGCGCGAGGCCAGCGATTTCTTGCGGTCCTGGTCGAAGAAGAACTTGGCGTCGGCCAGGCGCGGGCGCACCACGCGCTCGTTGCCGCCGACCACCGCGCTCGCGTCCTCGGGGCTGATGTTGCTGACGACGAGGAACTTGTTGGTGAGTTTGTTCGATGCGTCGAGCAGCGGAAAGTACTTCTGGTTGGCCTTCATCGTGAGGATGAGGCACTCCTGCGGCACTTCGAGAAAATCGCGCTCGAAGCTGCACACCAGCACATTGGGGCGCTCGACCAGCGCCGTGACTTCATCGAGCAGCGCATCGTCATGAATAGGCACCGTGCCGCCGCCCACCCGCACGGCCGCGGCCGCAAGCTGGCGCGCAATTTCGGTGCGTCGGGCTTCGAAGCTCGCGATGACCGCGCCGTCGTCCTGCATCTGCAGCGCGTAGCTGTTGGCATCGCGCAGCACCACAGGGTCGACCGCCGCCTCGAAGCGGTGGCCATGGGTCTCGCGGCCGGCATGCAGGCCCAGCGCCTCGACGGGCACCACGGCGTCGCCGTGCAGCGCCACCAAGCCATGGGCCGGGCGCACGAAGCTCACGCTGCTCCAGCCGGGCAGCTCGCAGCCGCTTTCGAGCTGGTAGCTCATTACCTTGGGGATCGGCAGCTTGGCGATGGATTCGGCCAGCGCCTTCTGCAGGCCTTCGGTCAGCGTCGCGCCCTTGGCGGTGCTTTCGTAGAAGAGGGCTTCGGCCTTGCCGTCCATCGCACGCTTCAGGCCGGGCACGGCCGAGGCATCGGCGCCAAGGGCGGCCAGCCGCTTGAGCAGCGCGGGCGTGGGCTGGCCCGCGGCATCGAGCCCCACGGCCACGGGCATGAGCTTTTGCGACGCGGCCTTGTCGGCGGCGCGCTCGGCCACGTGCGTGAGGTGCGCAGCCAGGCGGCGCGGCGAGGCGTAGGCGGTGAGCACCGAGGCGGGCTCGGCGAGCCCCTGGGCCACGAGCTGGTCGCGCAGGCCGTTGGCGAAGGCATCGCCGAGTTTCTTCAACGCCTTGGGAGGCAGCTCTTCAACGAAGAGTTCGACCAACAGATTCTTTTGCACGCTCGTCATCGCTCAAGCCGCTTTCTTCGTGATTTGTGCAACCCACTCGCGCGGCGCCATCGGGAAACCGAGCCGCTCGCGGCTCTCGTAGTAGCTCTGCGCCACACTGCGCGCGAGGTTGCGGATGCGGCCGATGTAGGCCGCGCGCTCCGTTACGCTGATGGCGCCGCGCGCGTCGAGCAGGTTAAAGCTGTGCGCGGCCTTGAGCACCTGCTCGTAGGCCGGCAGCGCGAGCTGCTCCGTCATGAGGTGCTTGGCCTGCTTTTCGTGCGCGTTGAAGGCGGTGAACAGAAACTCGGCATCGCTGTGCTCGAAGTTGTAGGTCGATTGCTCGACCTCGTTCTGCTTGTACACGTCGCCGTAGCTCAGGCCTTCGGTCCACGTGAGGTTGTAGACGTTGTCCACGCCCTGCAGGTACATGGCCAGGCGCTCCAGGCCGTAGGTGATTTCGCCGGTGATGGGCTTGCAATCGATGCCGCCCACCTGCTGGAAGTAGGTGAACTGCGTCACCTCCATGCCGTTGAGCCACACCTCCCAGCCCAGGCCCCAGGCGCCGAGCGTGGGGTTCTCCCAGTCGTCTTCCACAAAGCGGATGTCGTTCTTCTTCAGGTCGAAACCCAGGGCTTCGAGGCTGCCGAGGTAGAGCTCGAGGATGTTGCTGGGCGCCGGCTTGAGCACCACCTGGTACTGGTAGTAGTGCTGCAGGCGGTTGGGGTTCTCGCCGTAGCGGCCGTCCTTGGGGCGGCGGCTGGGCTGCACGTAGGCGGCCTTCCAGGGTTCGGGGCCGAGGGCCCGCAGGAAGGTGGCGGTGTGCGAGGTGCCCGCGCCCACTTCCATGTCGTACGGTTGCAGCAGCGCGCAGCCCTTGTCGGCCCAGTACGACTGCAGTTTGAGAATGATTTGCTGGAAGGTCAACATGAAGCTGGCCGGCGCAGGCCGGACATTTGGACGGTAGCGCGGCAATGCGCCGCGAAAGCGCACGATTTTACGGTCGGAGGGCAACTCTCCCACAGCAAGCCGGGATGGCGGCTGCCGGCGCGGCGCCCCGGGCCGTGCGACAAAGGCGGGCCGGTTGCATGCAATCGCCTTTTCCAAGTCTTTTTCCGACCTTTTTTCCCGCGCCTTCGGCATTGCAACGTTCGGCCGGGCACTCCTTTCCCCTGCTCCCATCGACATGCTGCCGCCCCAAATCGGTCCGAATTCCCCCTGTTCATCGTTCTCAACGCCGGCTCGGGCAACGCGGACACCGCCGAGACCCGCCGGATCATCGAGGAAGGCTGCGCCGCGGCTGGCCGCAAGCACCGCATCTTTCTTGTGGATGAGCGCACCACTGTGCAGGCGCTCGCGCGCGAGGCGGTGGAGCGGGCCCGCGCTGTCGGCGGCGTGGTGGTGGCCGCGGGCGGCGACGGCACCATCAACACCGTGGCGCAGGCCACGCTCGGCAGCGGGCTGGCCTTTGGCGTGCTGCCGCAGGGCACCTTCAATTATTTCAGCCGCGCCCATGGCATTCCGGGCGATACGGCCGAGGCGCTGCAGGTGCTGCTGACCGCGCAGCCGAAACCCGCGCAGGTGGGGCTGGTGAACGACCGCGTGTTCCTTGTCAACGCCAGCATGGGGCTGTACGCCGAGCTGCTGGAAGAGCGCGAAAGCTACAAGGCGCGCTACGGCCGCAGCCGCTGGATCGCTTTTTTTGCCGGGCTTCTGACCGTGATGCGCGGCCACCGGCTCTGGAACCTGCGCATGGCCTGGCGCGGACAGGAGCGCGACATTCGCACGCCGACGCTTTTTGTCGGCAACAACCCCTTGCAGCTGCTGCAGGTCGGCATCGAGCACGCCGACGCCCCCGAAAACGGGCAGCTGGCGGCCGTGGTGCTGAAGCCGACCGGCGTGCTGGCGATGCCCGGGCTGCTGGTGCGCGGCGCGCTGGGCCGCCTTGGGAGCGCAGACGAGGTGCTGAGTTTTCCGTTCGAGTCGATGACGGTGAAGACCGGCCGGCTGCATTCGCCCCGCCGCGTGAAAGTGGCCACCGACGGCGAGATTGCCTGGACCGAGATGCCGCTGCTGTTTAGGGTGTCGCCCGAGCCGCTGTGGCTGGTGCGGCCCGATTCCGCGCCCGAGCTGGAGGCCGCCAAGCAATGAACAGCTGCCTGCTTCAGATTTCAGACACGCATTTCGGCACCGAGCAGCCCGAGGTGATGGAGGCGCTCGAGCGGCTTGCGCACTCCCTGTCGCCGCAGGCGGTGGTGCTCTCCGGCGACATTACCCAGCGGGCCACGCGCGCGCAGTTTGCGGCGGCCCGCGCCTTTATCGACCGGCTCGCGCCGCCGGCGTTGGTAGCCATTCCCGGCAACCACGACATTCCGCTGTTTCACCTGGCGGCGCGGCTGTTCTCGCCTTATGAAAGGTACACCGAAGCCTTCGGCACCGACCTGGAGCCGGTGTTCGAATCCGCCGAATGGCTGGTGGTTGCGGTCAACACCACGCGCTGGTACCGGCACGAGGACGGCGAGGTTTCGCCCGCACAGGTCGAACGGGTCGAAGCCCGGCTGGCTGCGGCATTGCCTTCGCAATTGCGCGTGGTGGTGACGCACCAGCCGGTGATGGTCACGCGCCAGGAAGACATGCACAACCGGCTGCACGGCCGCGAAACGGCCGTGGCCCGCTGGTGCGCCGCCGGCGCCGACCTGAT containing:
- a CDS encoding M48 family metallopeptidase → MRGLLQFTMDLFEGLGNELAPATPPERKPRKVKKKAAPPVATPLAASPSVADAQQQDNAGPAALPAIPLRDTLTLASFVHPQATRETVLGSARVAYEFKRGKRKTIGFVVGPEGLSVRAPRWVTLRDVDAAIQEKADWIIRKLLETRQRHARVEATRIEWRDGAEFPFMGEPVVIRLDPKHGFASVGGTLDETGGDGTGPRILRLAVAQNAEPSQIRDAAQAWLMRQARRLFIERLDHFAPRLGVRWQKLSLSNAATRWGSASVDGSIRLNWRLIHFRLPVIDYVVAHELAHLRVMDHSHRFWETVESVVPDYGLLRQQLKDEAVPRWG
- a CDS encoding lysophospholipid acyltransferase family protein, with the translated sequence MAFLRSVVHALWMLVTVVPWGIIMCVSSLWKRGIPLYWMAVQWLSWAIGGARVLLGIKTRVTGMENLPTDKLAGAILLVKHQSTFETFLMPTLMPHPLAFVFKKELIYVPFFGWAMARLDMIHIDRSQRAQAFNKVVNQGRKLLAQGIWIIMFPEGTRIPRGQKGTYKSGGTRLACETGVPVIPVAVTSAKVWPRKAFIKRPGVVDVSIGPAIPSVGRKPDELMREVEAWIESEMRRLDPEAYRDSPPLQAAPEVH
- the gmhB gene encoding D-glycero-beta-D-manno-heptose 1,7-bisphosphate 7-phosphatase, yielding MKLVILDRNGTINVHREDFVKSDIEWTPLPGALEAVAKLNHAGWHVVIASNQSGLGRGLFDMASLNAMHAKMHKMLAAVGGKVDAVFYCPHSPDEDCDCRKPKPGLFLQIGDRYGIDLQGVPTAGDSLRDLQAGAAAGCEPHLLLTGMGAACIGVDPLPPEYPANTMVHENLAAFVDFLLAREAQAALQVAV
- the glyS gene encoding glycine--tRNA ligase subunit beta, with the translated sequence MTSVQKNLLVELFVEELPPKALKKLGDAFANGLRDQLVAQGLAEPASVLTAYASPRRLAAHLTHVAERAADKAASQKLMPVAVGLDAAGQPTPALLKRLAALGADASAVPGLKRAMDGKAEALFYESTAKGATLTEGLQKALAESIAKLPIPKVMSYQLESGCELPGWSSVSFVRPAHGLVALHGDAVVPVEALGLHAGRETHGHRFEAAVDPVVLRDANSYALQMQDDGAVIASFEARRTEIARQLAAAAVRVGGGTVPIHDDALLDEVTALVERPNVLVCSFERDFLEVPQECLILTMKANQKYFPLLDASNKLTNKFLVVSNISPEDASAVVGGNERVVRPRLADAKFFFDQDRKKSLASRVESLGKVVYHNKLGTQGERVQRVMRIARGIAAQLGQPGKPADATLTAHAVQAAQLAKADLVTDMVGEFPELQGTMGRYYALHDGLSAEVADAIEDHYKPRFAGDELPRNTVGLVVALADKLETLVGMFGIGNLPTGDRDPFALRRHALGVIRMLIEKDLPLGLDALLQDAAAQFKDIDGFDSGKATVELQDFILDRLAGSLREQGASAQEVDAVLAPRPQRLGEVPKLLAAVRAFAALPAAAALAAANKRIGNILKKAPEADAHVSELLLQEPAEKALHAAMAEVVPAANAQFDAGDYTASLQTLAALREPVDAFFDGVMVNAEQADLRLNRLGLLMSLHAAMNRVAQLERLAV
- the glyQ gene encoding glycine--tRNA ligase subunit alpha, with amino-acid sequence MLTFQQIILKLQSYWADKGCALLQPYDMEVGAGTSHTATFLRALGPEPWKAAYVQPSRRPKDGRYGENPNRLQHYYQYQVVLKPAPSNILELYLGSLEALGFDLKKNDIRFVEDDWENPTLGAWGLGWEVWLNGMEVTQFTYFQQVGGIDCKPITGEITYGLERLAMYLQGVDNVYNLTWTEGLSYGDVYKQNEVEQSTYNFEHSDAEFLFTAFNAHEKQAKHLMTEQLALPAYEQVLKAAHSFNLLDARGAISVTERAAYIGRIRNLARSVAQSYYESRERLGFPMAPREWVAQITKKAA
- a CDS encoding diacylglycerol/lipid kinase family protein, with the protein product MFIVLNAGSGNADTAETRRIIEEGCAAAGRKHRIFLVDERTTVQALAREAVERARAVGGVVVAAGGDGTINTVAQATLGSGLAFGVLPQGTFNYFSRAHGIPGDTAEALQVLLTAQPKPAQVGLVNDRVFLVNASMGLYAELLEERESYKARYGRSRWIAFFAGLLTVMRGHRLWNLRMAWRGQERDIRTPTLFVGNNPLQLLQVGIEHADAPENGQLAAVVLKPTGVLAMPGLLVRGALGRLGSADEVLSFPFESMTVKTGRLHSPRRVKVATDGEIAWTEMPLLFRVSPEPLWLVRPDSAPELEAAKQ
- a CDS encoding metallophosphoesterase family protein, with translation MNSCLLQISDTHFGTEQPEVMEALERLAHSLSPQAVVLSGDITQRATRAQFAAARAFIDRLAPPALVAIPGNHDIPLFHLAARLFSPYERYTEAFGTDLEPVFESAEWLVVAVNTTRWYRHEDGEVSPAQVERVEARLAAALPSQLRVVVTHQPVMVTRQEDMHNRLHGRETAVARWCAAGADLILGGHIHLPFVRSLHDAYAGCPRTTWAVQAGTAVSSRVRAGHPNSVNVLRMENIGGTRVCQVERWDHSAVHKAFVCGKVLRLRLASGAVLP